A genomic stretch from Anaerolinea thermophila UNI-1 includes:
- a CDS encoding MarR family winged helix-turn-helix transcriptional regulator — MPSRSSQEILAYLREYVRRYSPVDESEYPTGGLEIATFIRILFHIIKDLEETHVDDLELSGPRVNLLFRLLWEEERGNSQGLTPSELSHNQHVTRNTISALLNGLEEQGLIVRELDKEDRRLFRIKLTDKARQTLYRIIPERLVFIRALVSGLSVDEQQQLVALLAKLFDSIHEHRCPQGEVAVRDDGSSPLMED; from the coding sequence ATGCCCTCTCGCTCCAGTCAGGAAATCCTTGCCTATTTGCGCGAATACGTCCGACGCTACTCGCCTGTGGACGAGAGCGAATATCCCACGGGTGGGCTGGAAATTGCCACCTTTATCCGCATCCTCTTTCACATCATCAAAGACCTGGAAGAGACTCATGTGGATGATCTGGAACTTTCCGGACCGCGGGTGAATTTGCTCTTTCGTCTGTTATGGGAGGAAGAACGCGGCAATTCTCAGGGGTTGACCCCCTCGGAGTTGAGCCACAATCAGCACGTCACCCGCAACACCATCAGCGCCCTGCTGAACGGGTTAGAAGAACAGGGCTTGATCGTCCGTGAACTGGATAAAGAAGATCGCCGCCTCTTTCGCATCAAATTGACCGACAAAGCCCGCCAGACGCTTTACCGCATCATCCCCGAGCGTTTGGTGTTCATTCGCGCGCTGGTTTCAGGGCTGAGTGTGGATGAACAACAGCAGTTGGTGGCTTTACTGGCAAAACTTTTTGATTCGATTCATGAGCACCGTTGTCCGCAGGGGGAAGTTGCCGTACGCGACGACGGTTCATCACCATTAATGGAGGATTGA
- a CDS encoding ABC transporter ATP-binding protein — MNMRRPHSPGGAGTPPMSMKGLSRSFSLLKNYRGVAFLAYFSLFISTAAMLMVPQITQNIIDAITHGLMAQKIAEIPAAFQSMALQKLGWTAEQFARYRDGGVQAVIWSGVLIVLFAIARGLFAFSQGYNAERVSQGVAFDLRNRLFEKIQRLSFSYHDQNQTGQLMVRATDDVDKVRLFLGQGLLIALQAVVLLVAALIILSATNYRLMLTILPILPVAMAVFFIFSRIAQPLFLQVQQKLSRLNTILQENLAGIKVIKAFVQEPVQKQRFNQAAEDLMSQQIKVSRTFSFLFPFVFLIANLGQALIQYAGGRQIIEGTLSIGEWQKFSMYLFYVFFPLGQLGFVINQLAQASASANRIYEILDAESEVKNKPDAIELPPIQGRVEFRNVTFRYFGSNEPALDEISFIAEPGQTIALLGATGSGKSTIINLIPRFYDVTSGSVRIDGYDVRDVTIESLRRQIGIVLQDTTLFTGTIRENIAFGKPEATQEEIEAAAKAALAHDFIMSFPEGYETRVGERGTTLSGGQKQRIAIARALLLNPRILILDDSTSSVDTVTEYQIQQALNRLMEGRTSFVIAQRISTVRNADQILVLDRGKIVARGRHEDLLEESPIYAEIYHSQLIEDAPAVAALSGASAAE, encoded by the coding sequence ATGAACATGCGCAGACCACATTCTCCCGGCGGCGCGGGGACGCCGCCCATGAGCATGAAAGGGCTTTCGCGCTCGTTTTCTCTGCTCAAAAACTATCGCGGGGTGGCTTTTCTGGCGTATTTTTCGCTCTTCATTTCCACCGCCGCCATGTTAATGGTGCCACAGATTACGCAGAACATCATTGATGCCATCACCCATGGATTGATGGCGCAAAAGATTGCCGAAATCCCTGCCGCTTTTCAGAGCATGGCGCTTCAGAAATTGGGCTGGACGGCGGAGCAGTTTGCCCGTTACCGCGACGGCGGCGTCCAGGCGGTCATCTGGTCGGGAGTGCTGATTGTGCTGTTTGCCATTGCGCGCGGGCTGTTCGCCTTCTCGCAGGGCTATAACGCCGAGCGTGTTTCGCAGGGCGTTGCTTTTGACCTGCGCAACCGCCTCTTCGAGAAGATTCAGCGCCTGTCTTTCAGTTACCACGACCAGAATCAGACCGGGCAGTTGATGGTGCGAGCAACCGATGACGTGGATAAGGTACGTCTCTTCCTGGGGCAGGGCTTGCTGATTGCCTTGCAGGCAGTGGTGTTGCTGGTGGCGGCGCTCATTATTCTCTCTGCCACCAACTACCGCCTGATGCTCACCATTCTGCCCATTTTGCCCGTTGCCATGGCAGTGTTCTTTATCTTTAGCCGCATTGCCCAGCCACTTTTCCTGCAGGTTCAGCAGAAACTTTCCCGCCTGAACACCATTTTGCAGGAAAACCTGGCAGGCATTAAGGTCATTAAAGCCTTTGTGCAGGAACCTGTGCAGAAACAGCGTTTCAACCAGGCGGCTGAAGATCTGATGAGCCAGCAGATTAAAGTCTCACGCACCTTCAGTTTTCTGTTCCCCTTTGTCTTCCTGATTGCCAATCTCGGGCAGGCGCTGATTCAGTACGCCGGCGGCAGGCAAATCATCGAAGGCACGCTCTCCATCGGCGAATGGCAGAAGTTCAGCATGTACCTGTTTTACGTGTTCTTCCCGCTGGGACAGTTGGGTTTCGTCATCAATCAACTGGCGCAAGCCAGCGCCTCGGCAAACCGCATTTATGAAATTCTGGATGCCGAGAGCGAGGTGAAAAACAAGCCCGATGCCATTGAATTGCCACCGATTCAGGGACGGGTGGAGTTCCGCAATGTGACCTTCAGGTATTTCGGAAGCAATGAGCCGGCGCTGGATGAAATCAGTTTCATTGCCGAGCCGGGGCAGACCATTGCCCTGCTGGGCGCTACGGGGAGCGGCAAAAGCACCATCATCAACCTCATCCCGCGCTTTTATGATGTCACTTCGGGGAGTGTGCGAATTGACGGTTACGATGTGCGCGATGTGACCATCGAATCTCTGCGGCGGCAGATTGGCATTGTTCTGCAGGATACCACCCTGTTCACGGGGACGATTCGCGAGAATATTGCCTTTGGCAAGCCCGAAGCCACTCAGGAAGAAATTGAAGCCGCCGCCAAAGCCGCGCTGGCGCATGACTTCATCATGAGTTTCCCGGAAGGCTACGAGACGCGCGTGGGCGAACGTGGCACTACCCTGAGCGGCGGGCAGAAACAACGCATTGCCATTGCCCGCGCCTTACTGCTCAACCCGCGCATCCTCATCCTGGACGACTCGACCAGCAGTGTGGACACAGTGACCGAGTATCAGATTCAGCAAGCCCTCAATCGTTTGATGGAAGGGCGCACCAGTTTCGTCATTGCCCAGCGCATCAGCACGGTGCGCAACGCCGATCAAATTCTGGTGCTGGATCGAGGCAAAATTGTGGCGCGCGGCAGGCACGAAGATCTGCTGGAAGAAAGCCCGATTTACGCCGAAATTTACCACTCGCAACTCATCGAAGATGCTCCTGCGGTTGCGGCGCTCAGCGGCGCTTCTGCGGCAGAGTAA